The sequence below is a genomic window from Halococcus saccharolyticus DSM 5350.
GCCGATCGTCGAGAGGGTTCTCGTGTTCATATCATCGCTTCATGTTCGATCAGCATATCGATTCCGGGCCGTCAGTGGCTGCCAGCAGCATTCGCAACGACCGGTGGCCGTATCGCTCGTCGCATCCTCCCCTCATCCTCGATTCGGCAGAGATGACACGCACTCGATCGGGAGACTTAGACTGTTCGCCCACGCGCATCCGGTGATGGTAGACTCAGACTGGAACGACTGGCTGCCGCAGGCGATCACTGACGCCGATCCCGATGGCGTGGCGATCTGGTATCTCGGGTGTAACGGGTTCGTGCTGACCGACGGCGACACGACGCTGTTCATCGATCCGTACCTCGGAACCGGTGACCCACCGCGAACGATCAGAATGATTCCAGTGCCGTTCGACCCGGCCGATGTCAAGGCGGCCGATGCGGTGCTCGCGACTCACGAACACACCGACCACGTCCACGGCCCCTCGCAGGCTCCGATCCTCGAAGGAACCGGCGCGACCTTCCTCGCGCCCGACGACAGCCTCGCGGTTGCGCGCGAGGACGAGCGCTGGACCGACGAGTGGGACGTCGACGACGAGCAACTCGACGAAGTGACCGAGGGTGATACGATGGCAATCGGTGATTTCACGGTCCACGTCGAGGAGGCTCACGATCCAGACGCAACCCACCCGGTGAGCTACGTCATCGAACACCCGGCTGGCACCTTCTTCCACGGCGGCGACACCAAGCCGAGCGAGGCGTTCGAACGGATCGGTGAGGAGTACGACATCGATCTCGCGGCGCTCGCGTTCGGCAGCGTCGGCCGGATCCCCGACAAGGAAACCCGCGAACCAACCCGAACGCGGTGGTACAACGACGAGAATCAGGCTATCGAGATCGCCGCCGCCCTCCAGACCGATCGCCTCCTCCCGACCCATTGGGACATGTGGAAGGGACTTACCGCCGATCCGACCGCGCTCCACCATCACGTCGGGAGCTTCGACCACCCGAACACGCTCGAAATCGTCGAGATCGGTGATCGGGTGGGTCTGTAGCGCTCGAAAGAGATCTTCCTGATCGGCTTCCTTGGTAGTGCGTGGCTATCCAACACGGTAGTTCATTACACTATTATGCGTTAATCGTCCCCCTGGCGAATAAATCAATTAATGAATATTATCATGATCAACCATAACAGTTTTTTAGTGAGATGTTCTGGGTGGCGGTGCGGCGAACGAGGCGGGCCGACACGACGGCGCGCTCGGGTCACGACGCCGACCGCGAGCGGCTGCTGGCGGACGAGGAGCGCCGTTACCGTCGCGGTCCACGCTCGACGCCACGAAAACGAACGCAACCCACGAGAACGAATTCACAATGCCAACCCCTGAAGAACTCATCGGAGACACGGACGTCTTCACGAAGGACATCGACAACCCCGCAGCCGAAGAGCTGCGCGAGATGCTCGACACCCAGGACTACGTGTTCGCGCCCGGCATGTACCACGCCCTCGACGCCCGGCTCGCGGAGATGGCGGGCCACGACGCCGCGTACATGAGCGGCTACTCCACGGTGTTGGGCCAGTTCGGGTTCCCGGACCTCGAGATGGTCACGATGACCGAGATGGTCGAGAATGCGAAGCGAATGGTCGAGGCGACCCATCTCCCTGTGATCGCCGACTGCGACACCGGGTACGGCGGGATCCATAACGTCCGGCGCGCGGTCCGAGAGTACGAGAAGGTCGGCGTCGCCGCGGTCCACATCGAGGACCAGGTGACGCCGAAGCGGTGTGGCCACATCGCGGGCAAGCAGATCGTTCCGCGTGAGGACGCCCAGGCTCGCTTCGAGGCCGCCGTCGACGCGAAGCAGTGTGAGGACACCGTGATCATCGCGCGCACCGATGCCTACGGCTCCGCCAACGGTGACTGGGAAGAGCACTTAGAGCGGGGGCGGCTCTACGCCGACGCTGGCGTCGACATTGTCTGGCCCGAGATGCCCGATCCCAGCCGGGAGGACGCTGTGGAGTACGCCGAGACGATCCACGAGACCCACCCCGATCTCGATCTCGCGTTCAACTACTCCTCGTCGTTCGCGTGGTCCGAGCAGGACGACCCGCTCACCTTTGAGGAGCTGGGCGACCTCGGGTACAAGTACCAGTTCATCACCCTCTTCGCGCTCCACTCGGGCGCACACGCGGCCTTCGAGGACATGAAGAACCTCGCGGAGAACGCCGAACAGGGCCAATTCGATCTCGAAGACCGGTATCTCGATCACGAGACCGAATCCCACCACGAGCTGTCGTTCGTCGACAAGTTCCAGGACATCGAGATGGAGTTCGACCCAGAGGCGCGCTCGCGCATCGAGGGATCGGAGGGGTTCTCGGAGGACGAACGCGACCCCCTGACCGCTGACGCCGAGAGCGACGACTAACTCGCCTCCTCGTCGGTTCCCTCCCCCCTCTGGACACACCGACATCTCGACTGCACGCAGAGCGCGGTATCACCGGCACCGAAACCGAAATTACCCTTCCGATAGACACGACACACGCCACATGAGCAAAACCAACACTAGACACGGACACAGTCAGCGAGGACAGCCTATCAGCGACGGTCTCGGAGGTGAGCGATGAGCGCTCGACACGACGAGCGGCTGCACGACCGGAAGTTCGTCCGCACGTTTTTCACCACGCCGACGGCGGTGGAGGGCGAGGAGGATTCGGCGAAGATGTTGCGGAGCGCGAGCGGCCTGCAGGGGATGGAAGCGCCGGACGTGTGGGTACCGGACAACGAGGACGCCACCGCGCCGTCGATGCGCGACGAAGGTGCGGAAAATATCGTTGAAGTCCTCTCGGAGAACGGCGCGGAGTTCCCTGGCGAGATCCACCCGCGGGTAGTGTGGCACCGCGACAGCCCCCAAACCCGGTATCAGGGGTTCCAGCACATGCTCGACATCGCCGATCCCGACAACGGGGCCGTCGAGCANGTGTGGCACCGCGACAGCCCCCAAACCCGGTATCAGGGGTTCCAGCACATGCTCGACATCGCCGATCCCGACAACGGGGCCGTCGAGCATCTCGATGGGTTCGTGATCCCAGAGGTCGGCGGGATCGACGACTGGAAGAAAGCCGACGAACTCATCACGATCGTCGAGGCAGAGCACGGGCTTGAGGAGGGGAGTCTGGCGATGTCGGTGATCATCGAGAGCGGTGCAGCGGAGCTGGCGATGGGCGAGTTGCGCGAGGAGATGGGCAAGCCCACGAATAACTTGGAGCGGCTGTTCATGCTCGTGGATGGTGAGGTCGACTACACCAAGGACATGCGCGCGATCACCCCGACTGGAGATCTGCCGGCGTGGCCCGAACTCCGCCACAACACCTCTCGGGGTGCGAGTGCTGCGGGGTTGATCGCGGTCGACGGTCCCTACGACGACATCCGCGACGTCGAGGGCTACCGCGAGCGCATGACCGACAACCAGGCCAAAGGAATGCTCGGGATCTGGTCGCTCACCCCCGGGCAGGTGGTCGAAGCGAACCAGGCACCGCTGCCGCCCGAAACCGGCCGATGGCTCCTCGACGACGGCACCCGGCAGGTCGACCTCGACGACCAGGGCGACGAGCAGGTCTACACCGGCGACCGCGTCTCGCTTACCGAATCCGGCGATGGGTACGTCCTCACGGTCGGTGGCGACCAACAGGAACTCGACGAGGACGACCTCCGCGAGGAACTGCTGGACATGGCCGCGTACGTCCCGAGCATGGACGACATCGTCGACTCGATGGAGGAGTTCGAAGCCGCCCGCGACGCCGGCACCGGCGCGATCGCGATGGAGCGCGCCACTACCATCGTCATCGACGACGTCGCCGTCGACATCGCCACCGACCGGATGTGGGACGAGGCCACCTACCAGGCCGCGATGACCCCCGTCAGCCTCTTCCAGGACGTCTACGAGAACCGCCCCGACCAGCACGACGACCTCGCCGACCGCTACGGCCAAAGCGTGGTCGAGCGCGCCACCGACGTCGGTAACTGAAACTACGCTCC
It includes:
- a CDS encoding MBL fold metallo-hydrolase, with the translated sequence MVDSDWNDWLPQAITDADPDGVAIWYLGCNGFVLTDGDTTLFIDPYLGTGDPPRTIRMIPVPFDPADVKAADAVLATHEHTDHVHGPSQAPILEGTGATFLAPDDSLAVAREDERWTDEWDVDDEQLDEVTEGDTMAIGDFTVHVEEAHDPDATHPVSYVIEHPAGTFFHGGDTKPSEAFERIGEEYDIDLAALAFGSVGRIPDKETREPTRTRWYNDENQAIEIAAALQTDRLLPTHWDMWKGLTADPTALHHHVGSFDHPNTLEIVEIGDRVGL
- a CDS encoding aldolase/citrate lyase family protein; amino-acid sequence: MSARHDERLHDRKFVRTFFTTPTAVEGEEDSAKMLRSASGLQGMEAPDVWVPDNEDATAPSMRDEGAENIVEVLSENGAEFPGEIHPRVVWHRDSPQTRYQGFQHMLDIADPDNGAVEXVWHRDSPQTRYQGFQHMLDIADPDNGAVEHLDGFVIPEVGGIDDWKKADELITIVEAEHGLEEGSLAMSVIIESGAAELAMGELREEMGKPTNNLERLFMLVDGEVDYTKDMRAITPTGDLPAWPELRHNTSRGASAAGLIAVDGPYDDIRDVEGYRERMTDNQAKGMLGIWSLTPGQVVEANQAPLPPETGRWLLDDGTRQVDLDDQGDEQVYTGDRVSLTESGDGYVLTVGGDQQELDEDDLREELLDMAAYVPSMDDIVDSMEEFEAARDAGTGAIAMERATTIVIDDVAVDIATDRMWDEATYQAAMTPVSLFQDVYENRPDQHDDLADRYGQSVVERATDVGN
- the aceA gene encoding isocitrate lyase — translated: MPTPEELIGDTDVFTKDIDNPAAEELREMLDTQDYVFAPGMYHALDARLAEMAGHDAAYMSGYSTVLGQFGFPDLEMVTMTEMVENAKRMVEATHLPVIADCDTGYGGIHNVRRAVREYEKVGVAAVHIEDQVTPKRCGHIAGKQIVPREDAQARFEAAVDAKQCEDTVIIARTDAYGSANGDWEEHLERGRLYADAGVDIVWPEMPDPSREDAVEYAETIHETHPDLDLAFNYSSSFAWSEQDDPLTFEELGDLGYKYQFITLFALHSGAHAAFEDMKNLAENAEQGQFDLEDRYLDHETESHHELSFVDKFQDIEMEFDPEARSRIEGSEGFSEDERDPLTADAESDD